In one Butyrivibrio proteoclasticus B316 genomic region, the following are encoded:
- the ispE gene encoding 4-(cytidine 5'-diphospho)-2-C-methyl-D-erythritol kinase, translated as MKIERTAYAKINLGLDVTGRRDDGYHIVRMIMQNVDIYDTLTFEDNDTGEVVLTANQDTIPTDGSNLICKVAKQLQEEYGVKKGVNIHLVKRIPVAAGMAGGSTDGAAAYMALNELWNLGLDKKRLCELAVKLGADIPYCILGGTALAEGIGEELTIISDMPKCSIVVAKPNIDVSTGWVYKELDSKEIENHPDIDGIRKAIEEGNLEEMCGLIGNVLEPVTSSKYEEIGKLEALLTKAGAIGAFMTGSGPTVFGIFDDEALAKKGYESLCDSGMKLQVFLSGPINPNKL; from the coding sequence ATGAAGATAGAGAGAACAGCATACGCCAAAATCAATCTGGGACTGGATGTTACGGGCAGGAGAGATGACGGATACCATATTGTACGCATGATAATGCAGAATGTGGATATATATGACACACTGACTTTTGAGGATAACGATACCGGAGAGGTTGTTCTGACAGCCAATCAGGATACTATTCCAACCGACGGATCGAACCTCATCTGCAAGGTTGCAAAGCAGCTTCAGGAGGAATATGGAGTTAAAAAGGGCGTTAATATCCACCTTGTTAAAAGAATTCCCGTAGCAGCCGGAATGGCAGGGGGAAGTACTGACGGAGCTGCTGCTTATATGGCGCTTAATGAGCTCTGGAATCTCGGACTTGATAAAAAGAGATTGTGCGAACTTGCAGTTAAGCTTGGAGCGGACATTCCATATTGCATTCTGGGAGGAACTGCTCTGGCTGAAGGAATCGGAGAGGAGCTTACGATCATTTCCGATATGCCAAAGTGCAGTATAGTTGTAGCCAAGCCGAATATCGATGTTTCCACAGGCTGGGTGTACAAGGAACTTGATAGTAAAGAAATAGAGAATCACCCGGATATAGATGGGATAAGGAAAGCTATTGAAGAAGGTAATCTTGAGGAAATGTGCGGACTCATAGGTAATGTACTTGAGCCTGTTACTTCTTCCAAATATGAAGAGATCGGCAAGTTGGAAGCTCTTTTAACCAAGGCAGGAGCCATTGGGGCGTTTATGACTGGTAGCGGTCCGACTGTATTTGGAATATTTGATGACGAAGCTCTTGCCAAAAAAGGGTACGAGAGCCTGTGCGATAGCGGAATGAAGCTTCAGGTGTTCCTGTCAGGACCGATTAATCCTAATAAATTATGA
- a CDS encoding dihydroorotate dehydrogenase, with amino-acid sequence MNTQVEIAGVKFKNPVMTGSGTFGSGMEYSDFVDLNKLGAVVTKGVANVPWPGNPVPRVTEVYGGMLNAIGLQNPGIDVFVERDLKFLEDYDTKVIVNVCGKSVEDYLEVVERLGDESRVDMLEINVSCPNVKEGAIAFGQNKDALYDITSRIKKVAKQPVIMKLSPNVTSIAEMARAAEAAGADAISLINTITGMKIDIHKRKFALANKTGGMSGPAIKPVAVRMVYEASHAVKIPVIGMGGIANGDDAIEFIMAGATAVAVGAMNFHDPYTTEKVVEGIESYMKRYNVADINELRGIVE; translated from the coding sequence ATGAATACACAGGTTGAAATAGCTGGAGTTAAGTTCAAAAACCCTGTAATGACAGGCTCGGGAACCTTTGGCTCCGGAATGGAATATTCTGATTTTGTAGATCTTAATAAGCTCGGAGCTGTAGTTACCAAGGGAGTTGCCAATGTTCCGTGGCCCGGAAATCCGGTTCCAAGGGTTACAGAAGTCTATGGCGGAATGTTAAATGCTATCGGTCTTCAGAATCCGGGAATTGATGTTTTTGTAGAAAGAGATCTGAAGTTCCTTGAAGATTATGATACAAAAGTAATTGTTAATGTGTGTGGAAAAAGTGTTGAGGACTATCTTGAAGTTGTAGAAAGACTTGGAGACGAGTCCAGAGTAGACATGCTTGAGATCAATGTCTCCTGTCCTAATGTAAAAGAGGGAGCAATTGCCTTCGGCCAGAACAAAGATGCACTTTATGATATCACATCAAGGATCAAGAAGGTTGCCAAGCAGCCTGTTATCATGAAGCTTAGTCCTAATGTTACCAGTATTGCAGAGATGGCCAGGGCAGCTGAGGCAGCAGGTGCTGATGCTATATCGCTTATCAATACGATCACAGGAATGAAGATAGATATCCACAAGAGAAAATTTGCTCTTGCAAATAAGACCGGTGGAATGTCGGGCCCTGCTATTAAGCCAGTGGCTGTCCGCATGGTATATGAGGCTTCTCACGCAGTTAAGATTCCGGTTATTGGAATGGGCGGAATAGCAAACGGAGATGATGCAATTGAGTTTATCATGGCAGGAGCTACAGCAGTGGCTGTAGGAGCCATGAATTTCCATGATCCTTATACTACAGAGAAGGTAGTTGAGGGAATTGAGAGTTACATGAAGAGATATAATGTTGCAGATATAAATGAACTCAGAGGTATTGTAGAGTAA
- a CDS encoding dihydroorotate dehydrogenase electron transfer subunit has protein sequence MGRKEKTEAKVLSQSLLAEGIYDLWLETDLAKDAHPGQFVGVYPTNKSTLLPRPISICEIDRDRSAIRLVYRVVGSGTAEFALYQPGDYMMILGILGNGFPLDKAAGKRVVVMGGGIGVPPLLQTAKELSGKCDDTAENVTAASVTAVMGYRNQETFLSEDFEKYSDLVIATEDGSVGTKGNVIDAMREQNVTCDVIFACGPMPMLRAIKAYADEKKIKAYISLEERMACGVGACLGCICKTKEIDHHSYVHNTRICTDGPVFDADDIEF, from the coding sequence ATGGGAAGAAAAGAAAAAACCGAGGCAAAAGTACTTAGTCAATCTCTTTTGGCAGAGGGAATCTACGATCTGTGGCTTGAGACAGATCTTGCAAAGGATGCTCATCCGGGCCAGTTTGTTGGGGTTTATCCGACGAATAAGTCAACTCTTTTGCCAAGACCTATCAGTATCTGTGAGATTGACAGGGACAGGTCAGCAATAAGACTTGTATACAGAGTTGTGGGAAGCGGAACAGCGGAATTTGCCCTGTATCAGCCGGGGGATTATATGATGATCCTTGGAATTTTGGGCAATGGTTTTCCTCTCGATAAGGCAGCAGGTAAAAGAGTTGTTGTTATGGGCGGAGGAATCGGAGTACCGCCTCTTCTTCAGACAGCCAAGGAATTATCCGGAAAATGTGATGATACAGCCGAGAATGTGACAGCAGCGTCAGTTACTGCAGTCATGGGATATAGAAATCAGGAAACTTTTTTATCGGAGGATTTTGAGAAATACTCTGATCTTGTCATAGCTACAGAGGACGGAAGTGTAGGTACAAAGGGGAATGTTATTGATGCCATGAGAGAGCAGAATGTCACGTGCGATGTGATTTTTGCCTGCGGCCCAATGCCAATGCTTAGGGCAATCAAGGCCTATGCGGATGAGAAGAAGATAAAAGCCTATATTTCTCTTGAGGAGAGAATGGCATGTGGCGTAGGAGCGTGTCTTGGCTGCATTTGTAAGACTAAAGAGATCGATCACCACTCATACGTGCATAATACTCGAATCTGCACTGACGGACCGGTATTTGATGCAGATGATATAGAATTCTGA
- a CDS encoding dihydroorotase, translating into MIIIKNGTLLDPASNRSGMYDILIDEDRIARIGACGSLDDMAAECVSMKLMENPAAGEELSEIDASGCIVAPGLVDCHVHFRDPGFTYKEDIETGARAAAKGGFTTVVMMGNTEPHMDNVATIKDVLERGSKTGIRVLTCGNVTKGMDGKELVDMDALMEAGAVLFTDDGKPVTDSEIMEKACIEAAKRNMIISLHEENPELITNNGINAGEVSEKLGITGSPREAEISMVKRDIEIAEKTGAEIVVQHISTSEAVDLIREARARGVKVHAEATPHHFTLTQDAVLKYGSLAKMNPPLRLESDRQAIIAGLQDGTIEMIATDHAPHSREEKQKELTQAPSGITGLETSLSLGIRELVNTGFLTMGDLIDRMSAGPARVYGLDAGRITEGGYADLVIFNSGEEWSFVQSVSKSSNTPFLGQRLPGKIYNTICRGKVVYFHG; encoded by the coding sequence ATGATAATTATCAAGAACGGAACATTACTTGATCCTGCAAGTAACAGAAGCGGAATGTATGACATTCTGATAGATGAAGACAGGATTGCGAGGATTGGTGCGTGCGGAAGCCTTGATGATATGGCGGCTGAATGCGTTTCAATGAAACTTATGGAGAATCCTGCTGCGGGTGAAGAACTGTCAGAAATTGATGCATCAGGATGTATAGTTGCTCCGGGACTTGTGGATTGTCATGTTCATTTCAGAGATCCGGGATTTACATATAAAGAGGATATTGAGACAGGAGCAAGGGCGGCGGCCAAGGGTGGTTTTACCACTGTTGTCATGATGGGAAATACAGAACCACATATGGACAATGTGGCGACGATCAAAGATGTTCTTGAAAGAGGCAGTAAGACCGGGATCAGAGTTCTGACCTGCGGAAATGTCACAAAGGGCATGGACGGAAAAGAACTTGTTGATATGGATGCTCTTATGGAGGCCGGGGCAGTTCTTTTTACTGATGACGGTAAGCCTGTTACAGATTCCGAAATTATGGAGAAAGCCTGTATAGAGGCAGCCAAAAGAAACATGATAATCAGTCTTCATGAGGAGAATCCTGAGCTTATTACTAATAATGGAATCAATGCTGGAGAAGTCTCAGAGAAACTGGGAATTACAGGTTCGCCAAGAGAAGCGGAAATCTCAATGGTGAAAAGAGATATAGAGATAGCTGAGAAGACAGGAGCTGAGATTGTTGTTCAGCACATCAGTACCAGTGAGGCAGTTGACCTGATAAGAGAGGCAAGAGCGCGCGGAGTTAAGGTTCATGCGGAAGCAACGCCTCATCATTTCACTCTTACGCAGGATGCAGTTCTCAAGTACGGCTCACTTGCCAAGATGAATCCGCCGCTCAGACTTGAGAGCGACAGACAGGCAATCATTGCAGGACTTCAGGATGGCACAATAGAAATGATAGCAACAGACCACGCTCCTCATTCAAGAGAGGAGAAACAAAAAGAGCTGACACAGGCACCTAGCGGAATTACAGGGCTTGAGACATCTCTTTCTCTTGGGATCAGAGAGCTGGTTAATACAGGATTTCTCACAATGGGAGATCTTATAGACAGGATGAGCGCAGGCCCTGCCAGAGTATATGGGCTTGATGCAGGAAGAATCACAGAGGGAGGATATGCTGACCTTGTGATCTTTAACTCCGGAGAGGAGTGGAGCTTTGTACAGAGCGTTTCCAAGTCCTCCAATACACCATTTTTGGGCCAGAGGTTGCCGGGAAAAATTTATAACACGATATGCAGGGGAAAAGTAGTTTATTTTCATGGGTGA
- a CDS encoding lysophospholipid acyltransferase family protein — protein sequence MIRLILVVLFVAVFLILSLPIQGVLWIVGKFNPWAKKTVSLAIVSWAFNVVSFLSGIKRTVIGEENVPKDSAVLYVGNHRSIFDIVLAYPRVPRPTGFIAKKEILKVPLLNIWMIYMDCLFLDRSDIRKGMEMILTAIDKVKNGISIFIYPEGTRNKTDKPLGEFKKGSFKIAQKTNCPIVPVVINHSDEILEKHFPFIKATHVTIEYCKPVIMSELSKEDQKNIDQYVADIVEKTYLKNAQ from the coding sequence ATGATACGTTTGATATTAGTAGTTTTATTTGTAGCTGTTTTCCTAATACTGAGCCTCCCAATTCAGGGCGTCCTCTGGATTGTCGGTAAGTTCAATCCCTGGGCCAAGAAAACTGTCTCTCTGGCTATTGTCAGCTGGGCTTTTAACGTGGTTTCTTTCCTCAGTGGCATCAAGAGAACTGTCATAGGCGAAGAAAATGTTCCCAAGGACTCAGCTGTTCTCTATGTAGGTAATCACCGCAGCATCTTCGATATTGTGCTTGCATATCCAAGAGTTCCAAGACCTACAGGTTTTATTGCCAAAAAAGAAATCCTGAAAGTTCCGCTTCTCAACATCTGGATGATCTATATGGACTGTCTCTTCCTTGACAGAAGCGATATCCGCAAGGGTATGGAAATGATACTGACAGCAATTGATAAGGTCAAAAACGGAATATCAATCTTCATCTATCCTGAAGGAACCAGGAATAAAACTGACAAGCCACTTGGCGAGTTCAAAAAAGGAAGCTTTAAGATTGCACAGAAAACAAACTGTCCGATCGTACCTGTTGTCATCAACCATTCCGATGAAATATTAGAGAAGCACTTCCCATTTATCAAAGCTACTCATGTTACCATCGAATACTGCAAGCCGGTGATCATGTCTGAACTTTCCAAGGAAGATCAGAAAAACATCGACCAGTACGTAGCAGATATTGTTGAAAAAACATATCTTAAAAACGCTCAGTGA
- a CDS encoding D-alanine--D-alanine ligase family protein, whose amino-acid sequence MKLKLAVLFGGKSTEHEISIISAIQAIGHINRDKYDVIPVYITKNNDFYVGEDVDKIEEYTHIPELIKKSTQVIWVKEGDKVSLMRYPMKKFGNNVISQVDIAFPIVHGTNVEDGTLQGYLATLGLPVVGCDVLSSAVGMNKYVMKTVLKDNGIPVLDCKCYTWKDYEDVNALVEKIEAAFEYPVIIKPLNLGSSIGIKKASDRDALIEALDLGFEFSKKILVEPAISDLKEINCSVIGDYENAKASECEEPVNSDDILSFEDKYIGGAKGSAKGAKTGGSKGMASLKRKIPAEITPERREEIRTMAVDAFKCLGCSGISRIDFMIDKKTDKVYLNEINTIPGSLSFYLWEPLGLKYTDLLDEIIELALKADRESHKVVYSFETNVLEGVHLGGGSKGAKG is encoded by the coding sequence ATGAAGCTTAAACTGGCAGTATTATTTGGTGGAAAGAGTACAGAACATGAGATTTCAATCATCTCAGCAATTCAGGCAATCGGACATATCAATAGAGATAAATATGATGTAATTCCTGTATATATTACCAAGAACAACGACTTCTACGTAGGTGAGGATGTGGATAAGATTGAGGAATACACACATATTCCTGAACTTATCAAGAAGAGCACACAGGTCATCTGGGTTAAAGAGGGCGACAAGGTTTCTCTTATGAGATATCCTATGAAGAAATTCGGTAATAACGTTATTTCTCAGGTTGATATTGCTTTTCCTATCGTGCATGGAACAAATGTTGAGGATGGTACACTTCAGGGATATCTTGCTACTCTTGGACTTCCTGTTGTTGGATGTGATGTTCTCTCATCAGCAGTTGGCATGAACAAGTATGTTATGAAGACAGTTCTCAAGGATAACGGAATTCCTGTTCTTGATTGTAAGTGCTATACATGGAAAGACTATGAGGATGTTAATGCACTTGTAGAGAAGATTGAGGCAGCATTTGAATATCCTGTTATCATTAAGCCTCTTAACCTTGGTTCCAGTATTGGTATCAAGAAGGCAAGTGACAGAGATGCGCTTATAGAGGCTCTTGATCTTGGATTTGAATTCTCCAAGAAGATTCTTGTTGAGCCTGCCATTTCTGATCTTAAAGAGATCAACTGCTCAGTAATCGGTGACTACGAGAACGCTAAGGCTTCTGAATGCGAGGAGCCTGTTAACTCAGACGATATCCTCAGCTTTGAAGATAAGTATATCGGCGGTGCCAAAGGCAGCGCTAAGGGAGCTAAGACCGGTGGCAGCAAGGGAATGGCATCTCTTAAGAGAAAGATTCCTGCAGAGATCACTCCTGAGAGAAGAGAAGAAATCAGAACCATGGCAGTTGATGCATTTAAGTGCCTTGGTTGCTCAGGTATCTCCAGAATTGACTTCATGATCGACAAGAAGACTGACAAGGTATATCTCAACGAGATCAACACTATCCCGGGATCTCTTTCTTTCTATCTCTGGGAACCACTTGGACTTAAGTACACAGATCTCCTTGATGAAATAATTGAATTGGCACTTAAGGCTGACAGAGAGAGCCACAAGGTTGTATATTCATTTGAGACTAATGTTCTTGAAGGTGTTCACCTTGGCGGCGGCAGCAAGGGCGCTAAAGGATAA
- a CDS encoding Mur ligase family protein, which produces MYIFAILIKIIGIVAITILGLRYYTHMLQLSSYQFQGYFRFLGTIRSSFGLHVGAACSLVLAPLFMAQEKFGLYLLFDILAIVFIVMTVFLYIPKPAKKKFVVTDRVKRLFITDAVLIIILLVVSFVLYNSSSAGIVAVLIVWAVYIGLFPFLTALANLINKPIENRINRYFIDDAKRILREHPGLRIIGITGSFGKTSVKYYLTTLLSEGYRVLMTPESYNTPMGIVRTIREHLMPTHEIFVCEMGARHLHDIKEITDIVHPDDGILTSIGHQHLETFHSLDNIISTKYELLDAVDEKMKADGKKDAHLKFVNGDNEIIRANMKYEDAITYGLSEGCDYRATDIKVSGSGTSFTVTAPNGETCEFATKLVGRHNVENIVGAIAAANSLGIPMTKLRIAVRRLASVPHRLELIKHGPVSILDDAYNSNPNGAKVALETLDLFEDQVKILVTPGMVELGEKEDEYNKEFGKQAAAVCDYIILVGEKNSASIKAGAIEGGFDPERIFIKNTLNEATALMYEIDAGREKVILLENDLPDNYK; this is translated from the coding sequence ATGTATATTTTCGCAATTTTGATCAAGATTATAGGCATTGTGGCTATAACTATTCTGGGGCTTCGTTATTACACTCATATGCTTCAGTTGTCCAGTTATCAGTTTCAGGGATACTTTAGATTCCTTGGAACTATACGCAGCAGCTTTGGACTTCATGTAGGAGCTGCCTGCTCACTTGTTCTTGCGCCTCTATTCATGGCACAGGAGAAGTTTGGACTTTATCTTTTATTTGATATTCTGGCAATAGTGTTTATTGTGATGACTGTTTTTCTCTATATCCCCAAGCCTGCCAAGAAAAAGTTTGTGGTGACAGACAGGGTAAAGAGATTATTTATAACAGATGCTGTTCTGATCATTATTTTACTTGTTGTTTCTTTTGTTTTATATAATTCAAGTTCTGCAGGAATTGTAGCAGTGCTGATAGTATGGGCTGTTTATATCGGACTTTTCCCCTTTCTTACTGCTCTTGCAAATCTTATAAACAAGCCGATCGAGAATAGGATCAACCGCTACTTTATTGATGATGCCAAGAGAATTTTAAGAGAGCATCCTGGGCTTCGTATAATTGGAATTACAGGAAGCTTTGGTAAAACAAGTGTTAAGTATTACCTGACAACTCTTTTATCTGAGGGCTACAGAGTTCTCATGACTCCCGAGAGCTACAATACTCCTATGGGAATTGTCAGGACCATCAGAGAGCATCTTATGCCAACACACGAGATTTTTGTGTGTGAAATGGGTGCGAGACATCTCCATGATATCAAGGAGATTACTGATATAGTTCATCCTGATGATGGAATCCTGACTTCTATCGGACATCAGCATCTTGAGACCTTCCACAGTCTTGATAACATTATCAGCACCAAGTATGAACTACTTGATGCGGTTGATGAGAAGATGAAGGCTGACGGCAAGAAGGACGCACACCTTAAGTTCGTAAATGGTGACAATGAGATCATCCGCGCCAACATGAAGTATGAAGATGCTATAACATATGGTCTTTCAGAAGGTTGTGATTACAGAGCTACTGATATCAAGGTTTCGGGAAGCGGTACCTCTTTTACCGTGACGGCACCGAATGGAGAGACATGCGAGTTTGCAACCAAGCTTGTTGGAAGACATAACGTTGAGAATATTGTTGGAGCAATTGCGGCTGCTAACAGTCTGGGAATTCCAATGACCAAGCTCAGAATTGCAGTAAGAAGGCTTGCAAGTGTTCCTCACAGACTTGAACTGATCAAACACGGACCGGTTTCAATTCTTGATGATGCATACAACTCCAATCCAAACGGAGCCAAGGTTGCGCTTGAGACTCTTGATCTTTTTGAGGATCAGGTCAAGATTCTGGTAACACCCGGAATGGTTGAGCTTGGAGAAAAAGAGGATGAGTATAACAAGGAATTTGGTAAGCAGGCAGCAGCTGTCTGTGATTACATAATCCTTGTCGGAGAGAAGAACAGCGCATCTATTAAGGCAGGCGCTATCGAGGGCGGATTTGATCCGGAGAGAATATTTATCAAGAACACTCTTAACGAGGCTACAGCCCTTATGTATGAGATTGATGCAGGAAGAGAAAAAGTTATTCTCCTTGAGAATGATCTTCCTGATAACTATAAGTAA
- a CDS encoding alpha/beta fold hydrolase, translated as MNTNINGLNINYIDEGAGPLLVMLHGWGSNIDLFAGVISFAKSKYHVVAMDMPGFGKSDEPAEPMGVDDYVDFVLAFIGKLYPEEKEVILLGHSMGGRIIIKLAAGIHDGRIEAGFTIPKIILTDSAGVIPVRTGAMSKRTKRYKFYKNLITKTGIVKLFPGTLDYLQKKFGSADYAAASPVMRKSLVMNVNEDCTPYMPSVTQPTLLIWGDQDTATPLSDGQKMEELMPEAGLAVIQGAGHYTFLDNPYLYNKILGSFLGI; from the coding sequence ATGAATACAAATATAAATGGACTTAATATAAATTATATAGATGAAGGGGCCGGACCTCTTCTGGTAATGCTCCACGGATGGGGCTCAAACATAGATCTCTTTGCAGGAGTTATTTCTTTTGCCAAGAGTAAATATCATGTGGTGGCAATGGATATGCCGGGATTTGGTAAGAGTGATGAGCCGGCAGAGCCAATGGGCGTTGACGATTATGTGGACTTTGTACTGGCCTTTATCGGCAAGCTCTATCCTGAGGAAAAAGAGGTTATTCTCCTGGGACATTCCATGGGCGGAAGGATAATAATTAAGCTCGCCGCCGGAATACATGATGGAAGGATTGAGGCAGGATTTACCATTCCTAAGATAATCCTGACTGATTCGGCCGGAGTTATACCTGTCAGGACCGGTGCCATGAGTAAGCGCACCAAGAGATATAAGTTTTATAAGAATCTTATCACTAAGACCGGAATTGTTAAGCTGTTTCCGGGAACACTTGATTATCTTCAGAAGAAATTTGGAAGTGCGGATTATGCGGCAGCTTCACCTGTTATGCGCAAGTCTCTTGTTATGAATGTCAACGAGGATTGCACTCCTTACATGCCTTCTGTTACTCAGCCAACGCTCCTTATCTGGGGCGATCAGGATACGGCGACACCTCTGTCAGACGGACAGAAGATGGAAGAGCTTATGCCTGAGGCCGGACTTGCAGTTATTCAGGGAGCAGGGCATTACACCTTCCTGGACAATCCATATCTGTACAACAAGATTCTTGGTAGTTTTCTTGGAATATAA
- a CDS encoding glycoside hydrolase family 9 protein: MRGKNRVVAALMVLIMGSVAGCGASSAERSEEVVQETEVLEETGTQSQTSIETNIIEIPQQVPNILVDQTGFNVDSEKVAIFRGKRIPSDFSIINLESGETVYKGEVVKATLDEASGKYYGIGRFNDLREPGNYYIYADYIGESLSFSIGKDVYRAVFDEACRKYYTNRCGIAISQVDSGDNGHSACHTTEARLQENTETTIDVTGGWHMDELADRDVYIGTRIVDNLLLAYEMNPDAFTDETGIPESGNGIPDIIDELKYESDWLLKMQDTKTGGVYGAAVTVSNAGGDIFSAPVEVTPVSMDATISFAATMARFSYVYQQFDQEYATAALKASDRAWECFSINQSVYESTAAFRAAAQLYRATGSDKYQHVLDSFFARDDLMTLFETDENVFIGAVSYLSTNQEVDKEQCEKLIKALMKRSEAIAAKATESRYLVADAAEGEDFTTLLDEARCLTITNHIIYNHEYTTIIENHAHYMMGMNPSCVNFVTNSTERNHEDIEEYKGVMNDPQKDALLIFMLSVLEN, encoded by the coding sequence ATGAGAGGGAAAAATAGAGTAGTTGCAGCACTTATGGTGCTGATCATGGGAAGCGTCGCAGGTTGCGGCGCTTCTTCTGCTGAAAGAAGTGAGGAGGTTGTGCAGGAAACAGAGGTTTTGGAAGAAACCGGTACGCAGTCACAGACCTCTATTGAAACAAATATAATAGAAATCCCGCAACAGGTACCGAATATCCTTGTAGATCAGACCGGCTTTAATGTAGATTCTGAGAAAGTAGCTATATTCAGGGGAAAGAGAATACCGTCTGATTTTAGTATCATTAATCTGGAGAGCGGAGAAACAGTCTACAAGGGCGAAGTTGTCAAAGCAACCCTAGATGAAGCGAGTGGGAAATATTATGGGATCGGCAGGTTCAATGATTTAAGAGAACCGGGCAATTACTATATTTACGCAGACTATATAGGTGAGTCTTTGTCTTTTTCTATAGGCAAAGATGTATATAGGGCAGTTTTTGATGAAGCGTGCCGTAAATACTATACCAACAGATGTGGAATCGCTATTTCTCAGGTGGACTCAGGAGATAACGGTCACAGCGCCTGTCATACAACTGAGGCAAGACTTCAGGAGAATACAGAAACTACCATAGACGTTACTGGCGGCTGGCACATGGATGAGCTGGCAGACAGAGATGTTTATATTGGAACAAGGATTGTGGATAACTTACTTCTTGCTTACGAGATGAACCCGGACGCTTTTACGGATGAAACGGGAATACCCGAAAGCGGAAATGGAATACCGGATATAATAGATGAACTCAAATATGAATCGGACTGGCTCCTCAAGATGCAGGATACCAAGACGGGAGGTGTCTATGGCGCAGCTGTTACAGTGAGTAACGCTGGAGGGGATATCTTTTCTGCTCCAGTTGAAGTGACACCTGTGTCAATGGATGCGACAATAAGTTTTGCTGCAACTATGGCCAGATTTAGTTATGTTTATCAGCAGTTTGATCAGGAATATGCTACGGCGGCGCTTAAGGCTTCAGACAGAGCCTGGGAATGTTTCTCAATCAATCAGAGCGTGTATGAAAGTACGGCAGCTTTTAGGGCGGCAGCACAGCTCTACAGGGCAACAGGAAGCGATAAATACCAGCATGTACTTGATAGCTTTTTTGCCAGAGATGACCTGATGACTTTATTTGAAACAGATGAGAATGTATTTATCGGTGCCGTATCTTACCTTTCTACCAATCAGGAGGTTGATAAGGAGCAGTGTGAGAAACTTATTAAGGCGCTTATGAAGAGATCTGAGGCTATTGCGGCCAAAGCAACAGAGAGTAGGTATCTGGTAGCAGATGCTGCAGAGGGTGAGGATTTTACGACTCTTTTGGATGAGGCCAGATGCCTTACAATTACCAATCACATCATCTACAACCATGAGTACACAACTATAATTGAGAACCATGCTCACTATATGATGGGAATGAATCCCTCATGTGTGAATTTTGTTACAAATAGTACTGAAAGAAATCACGAGGATATAGAAGAGTACAAAGGCGTAATGAATGATCCTCAGAAGGATGCTCTTCTTATCTTTATGCTCAGTGTTCTTGAAAACTAA